The Glycine soja cultivar W05 chromosome 6, ASM419377v2, whole genome shotgun sequence genome has a window encoding:
- the LOC114415820 gene encoding uncharacterized protein LOC114415820 translates to MSGVSLAVSGPPAATVAEAAGTKPKRRTEQAPMGGMMGSLRVIELQLVAFILVFSASGLVPLLDLVFPAFASAYILALSQFAFPSASSSGTEIFKGSRLFRMYVVFGTTVGLFLPLAYVLGGFARGDEHAVRSATPHLFLLSFQILTENIIGGLSLFSPPVRALVPIIYTIRRIFVDIDWIHDVWLNKTLPVNAKFQDLAWYWFGKGLAVANLAYFSINLFGFLIPRFLPRAFERYFQEKGEIYTKSAEDKRSVVVNRTQLSEKKTD, encoded by the exons atgtcaggTGTGTCTCTAGCAGTGTCTGGTCCACCAGCAGCAACAGTGGCTGAAGCAGCAGGTACAAAGCCTAAACGAAGAACAGAACAGGCACCAATGGGTGGCATGATGGGTTCACTGCGCGTGATAGAACTTCAGCTGGTGGCCTTCATCTTGGTGTTCTCAGCAAGTGGCCTCGTCCCACTCCTTGATCTAGTGTTCCCTGCATTCGCCTCTGCATACATCTTGGCACTTTCACAATTCGCATTTCCATCGGCGTCTTCGTCGGGGACTGAGATCTTCAAAGGGAGCAGATTGTTCCGAATGTATGTTGTTTTTGGCACCACCGTGGGGCTGTTCTTGCCGCTGGCTTACGTGCTTGGTGGGTTTGCAAGAGGGGATGAGCATGCAGTGCGTTCTGCCACCCCGCACTTGTTCTTGCTATCGTTTCAGATACTCACTGAGAACATTATTGGTGGTTTGTCTCTGTTTTCGCCACCCGTGAGGGCGTTGGTGCCAATCATCTACACAATTCGGAGGATCTTTGTGGATATTGATTGGATTCATGATGTCTGGCTCAACAAGACTTTGCCTGTCAATGCCAAATTTCAG GACTTGGCATGGTATTGGTTCGGAAAGGGTCTGGCAGTGGCCAATCTGGCTTATTTCTCCATTAATCTATTTGGGTTCTTGATACCCAGGTTCCTTCCAAGAGCTTTTGAGAGGTATTTCCAAGAGAAGGGAGAGATCTATACCAAGTCAGCAGAGGATAAAAGATCTGTGGTTGTCAACAGAACCCAATTATCAGAAAAGAAGACAGATTAA
- the LOC114414349 gene encoding uncharacterized protein LOC114414349, with amino-acid sequence MTAVRTVTYQFNVNGVYTKKMEARRGLRQGDPISPLLFVVIMEYLHRKLKGLRAIPNFNFHSKCEKIQIIDVSFADDLLLFSRGDVMSVKLVMERFNEFSQFTGLFVNLHKCKIYCGGMNGNGEGQLAGITGFAKGPLPFRYLGIPLTSRQINNAQCVGLVDKILDRVNHWSAHTLSYSGRVQLLRSIIFATANYWMQCLPLPKGVIRRIEAVCRSFLWTGKSCVTKKSPVAWNKVCAPKNQGGLNVINFQSWNRACLIKLLWNLYKKEDSLWIQWVHTYYTRGEDIMTVPIKASCSWIMKGILKQRVKVQEMAQWTDLLRTNRFRVNQFYYGLLEPQPVVSWRKVFFNNEARPRALFILWLACHNRLATKERLYRFGIVNDARCAFCEEVETVQHLLFECGEMYAIWKKVLDWLNVDHEPAGWLQELDWIEDTSKGKNWKSRFLKTSFAETVYRCWKYRNNKIHEKVDTTDIADEIIGTVVHRLWMKKNYREQIAHLLMI; translated from the coding sequence ATGACGGCAGTCCGTACCGTGACGTATCAGTTTAATGTTAATGGAGTTTACACTAAAAAGATGGAAGCTAGGAGAGGTCTTAGGCAAGGGGATCCTATCTCCCCCTTGCTCTTTGTCGTGATCATGGAGTATTTGCATAGGAAATTAAAAGGCCTTAGAGCTATTCCTAACTTTAATTTCCACAGCAAATGCGAAAAGATTCAGATTATAGATGTGAGCTTTGCGGAcgatcttcttcttttctcaagAGGGGATGTCATGTCAGTCAAGCTAGTCATGGAGAGATTCAATGAGTTCTCCCAATTCACAGGTTTGTTTGTTAACCTgcataaatgtaaaatttattgtGGTGGGATGAATGGGAATGGTGAAGGCCAACTTGCAGGTATTACTGGTTTTGCGAAAGGCCCGCTGCCTTTCAGATACTTAGGGATCCCGTTGACAAGCCGACAGATTAACAATGCTCAGTGTGTGGGGCTGGTGGATAAAATCCTTGATAGGGTAAATCATTGGAGTGCCCATACGCTTAGTTACTCAGGCCGTGTTCAGCTGCTGCGAAGCATCATTTTTGCAACTGCAAACTACTGGATGCAGTGTTTACCGCTTCCTAAGGGTGTGATTCGTAGAATAGAGGCTGTCTGCAGGTCTTTTCTCTGGACTGGTAAAAGCTGTGTTACGAAGAAAAGTCCCGTGGCGTGGAATAAGGTATGTGCTCCAAAAAATCAAGGTGGTTTGAATGTGATAAATTTCCAAAGTTGGAACAGGGCGTGCTTAATCAAACTACTTTGGAATCTGTATAAGAAAGAAGATAGCTTGTGGATTCAATGGGTTCATACATACTACACTAGAGGAGAAGACATTATGACAGTGCCGATAAAAGCGTCCTGCTCTTGGATTATGAAAGGAATTCTAAAGCAGAGGGTGAAAGTGCAAGAGATGGCTCAATGGACAGATTTGCTCCGGACCAACAGATTTCGCGTCAACCAGTTTTACTATGGGCTGTTGGAGCCCCAACCGGTGGTATCTTGGAGGaaagtattttttaacaatGAAGCTCGGCCTAGAGCCTTGTTTATTCTATGGCTAGCTTGTCATAACAGATTGGCCACGAAAGAAAGGTTGTATAGGTTTGGTATTGTGAATGATGCCCGGTGTGCGTTCTGTGAAGAGGTTGAAACGGTTCAACATCTTCTGTTTGAATGCGGGGAAATGTATGCTATTTGGAAAAAGGTGTTGGATTGGCTAAATGTTGATCATGAACCCGCAGGGTGGTTGCAAGAGTTAGATTGGATAGAGGATACGAGCAAAGGAAAGAATTGGAAGAGTCGTTTCCTAAAAACATCTTTTGCGGAGACGGTGTATAGATGTTGGAAgtatagaaataataaaattcatgaaaaaGTTGACACGACAGATATAGCTGATGAAATTATAGGTACAGTAGTGCATCGACTATGGATGAAAAAGAATTATAGAGAGCAAATTGCTCACCTCCTTATGATATAG